A region of the Pelorhabdus rhamnosifermentans genome:
TATTGTCATCTGGAAAGGACACAACCAATCCCACACTGTAACTCAGGATATCTCTCTGGTACGCACTGCTATGATTGGTGCTGCCAATACCATGCAGGGCTATACCTACTCCGGGGAAGTGCGCGGCCGCTATGAAAGCCAGCTGGCTTTTCAGGTCACCGGTAAAATTATAAGACGCAATGTACAACTTGGCAGCACGGTGAGCACCGGCGATGTTCTCATGCAGATTGACCCACGGGATCTGCAGCAGACCGTTAACAGTACTTCGGCTCAGGTTTATTCCGCCGAGTCGCAGCTGAGACTGGCGGAAAGCAACTTACACCGCTACCAGCAGCTATATGCGCAAAATGCCATCAGCCACGCCCAGCTGGACCAATACGAAAATGCCTATGAAGTGGCCCAGGCAGGCGTTCGTCAGGCATCGGCCCAATATGCGCAAGGTTCTAACCAATTAGATTACAGTCTGCTCTATGCCGATAAATCCGGCGTTATTTCCAGTATCAGCGCCGAAGCCGGTCAGGTGGTCAGCGCCGGTCAGACGGTACTGACCATTGTTCAGGACGGAGAGAGAGAAATTGAGATCAGTGTACCGGAAAACCGCATTGAAGAATTACGTAAGGCAACACAGCTTACCGTATCCTTCTGGGCTCTCCCCAATATAAAAACAGAGGGCAGTGTTCGGGAAATTGCACCCATGGCCGACCCGACAACCCGCACCTATAAAGTGCGCATCAGCTTGCTTAACCCACCGCCGGAAATTAATCTTGGCATGACGGCCGCCGTTAGCGTCGTTAGCGCCAACGGTCAAAAAGCGGAGGGCGCCCTTATCCCTCTGTCGGCTATCTATCAAACAAATGATACTCCTAACGTATGGATTGTAACGGACAATAGTATCCATTTACGCGCGGTTCAAATTGGCAGCTTCGGTAATGCTGAGGTTCAGGTCCTCTCCGGGCTAAATCCGGGCGACACTATCGTAACAGCCGGCGTCCATAAGCTGCACGAAGGCCAAACCGTGCGGATAGCGGACGGTGATAACCAATGAAATCCTTCAATTTAACCGCATGGGCCCTCAATCATAAACAATTGGTATACTATTTCATTTTTGTCATTTTCCTTGGCGGAATTTTTTCCTATCAAAACCTGGGACGGATGGAAGATCCCGACTTTACTATTCGACAAATGGTGGTTACCGTAAACTGGTCGGGCGCTACCGCCCGTCAGATCGAAGAACAGGTTACCGATAAAGTTGAAAAAAAACTGCAGGATACTCCTGGACTGGATTACCTCAAAAGCTATTCCCGGCCAGGGCAGTCCATTATCTACGTTGTTTTAAAAGATGATGCCGTCACCGAAAGTCAAATCCGACCCACCTGGCTGGAAGTGCGCAATATGGTTAATGATATCAAAGCCACTCTGCCACAGGGCGTTGACGGTCCTTATTTTAACGACCGGTTTGATGATGTATACGGTTCTATTTATGCCCTGACCGGTGACGGATATACTTATGAAGAATTACGGGAAAGAGCGGAAACTATCCGCCGAACCCTGCTGGGTGTCCCCAATGTAAAAAAAGTGGAACTTGTCGGTGTGCAAACGGAAAAAATTTATATTGAAATGGAAACGGTTAAGCTGGCGCAGCTCGGGATGACTCCAGCGGATATTACCAATGCCGTGCAGGCACAAAATGCCATGGCACCGTCTGGCATGCTGGAAACTTCTTCGGATAATGTCTATCTGCGCATCACTGGCATGTTCGAAAATCTGAACGATCTGAAGAATCTTCCGATCCGTGCCGGCGGAAATACCTTTCGACTCGGAGATATCGCCAAAATTGAACGCAGTTATATTGATCCGCCGGACCCTAAAATGTATTACAATGGCCAGCCAGCCGTCGGCCTGGCCCTTTCGATGGAAAAGGGCGGCAATATTCTTACTCTGGGTGAAAACCTGGATAAAATTCTGTCCCAAATCAAAAAAGATTTACCAGCCGGTTTGGAATTGAATACCGTGTCCAATCAACCGAAAATTGTAAAATCATCCATTGACGAATTTGTAGAATCGTTGGCCGAAGCCGTCATTATCGTATTAATCGTCAGTTTTCTCAGCTTGGGTCTGCGGTCCGGCATGATTGTAACATTTTGTATTCCCCTGGTCATTGCCGGTGTATTTATCGCTATGAAAACGCTGGGAATCGATTTGCATAAAATTTCGTTAGGAGCGCTGATCATTGCCTTAGGTCTGCTGGTTGATGATGCCATCATCGTCATCGAAATGATGGTTGTAAAACTGAAGCAAGGCTGGAGCCGGTTTGATGCCGCCTGTTTTGCCTATACGTCCACAGCCTCCCCCCGCTTGACGGGAGCTTTGATAACCTGCGCCGGATTTATTCCGGTAGGGTTCTCTAAAGGAAGTGCTTCTGAATTTGTTGGCAGCATTTTTTCCGTAGTCACCATCGCTCTCTTGATATCCTGGGCAGCTGCCGGCATGGTCACACCCCTGTTTGGTTATAACCTGCTAAAAGTTTCTCCCGCCAGCAACACACAGGATTATGATATTTACGACACCAAATTTTATCGATTATTTAAAAAAATATTAGTAGGTTGTTTAACGCACCGTAAAAAAGTGCTGGCAGCCACTGTCCTTTGTTTTGTCGGCTCTATCTTCCTGTTAGGACTGGTAAAGCAAGAATTTTTC
Encoded here:
- a CDS encoding efflux RND transporter periplasmic adaptor subunit → MQPFLWFSKVPRKKLYYALAAAAVFLCVGGIVIWKGHNQSHTVTQDISLVRTAMIGAANTMQGYTYSGEVRGRYESQLAFQVTGKIIRRNVQLGSTVSTGDVLMQIDPRDLQQTVNSTSAQVYSAESQLRLAESNLHRYQQLYAQNAISHAQLDQYENAYEVAQAGVRQASAQYAQGSNQLDYSLLYADKSGVISSISAEAGQVVSAGQTVLTIVQDGEREIEISVPENRIEELRKATQLTVSFWALPNIKTEGSVREIAPMADPTTRTYKVRISLLNPPPEINLGMTAAVSVVSANGQKAEGALIPLSAIYQTNDTPNVWIVTDNSIHLRAVQIGSFGNAEVQVLSGLNPGDTIVTAGVHKLHEGQTVRIADGDNQ
- a CDS encoding efflux RND transporter permease subunit gives rise to the protein MKSFNLTAWALNHKQLVYYFIFVIFLGGIFSYQNLGRMEDPDFTIRQMVVTVNWSGATARQIEEQVTDKVEKKLQDTPGLDYLKSYSRPGQSIIYVVLKDDAVTESQIRPTWLEVRNMVNDIKATLPQGVDGPYFNDRFDDVYGSIYALTGDGYTYEELRERAETIRRTLLGVPNVKKVELVGVQTEKIYIEMETVKLAQLGMTPADITNAVQAQNAMAPSGMLETSSDNVYLRITGMFENLNDLKNLPIRAGGNTFRLGDIAKIERSYIDPPDPKMYYNGQPAVGLALSMEKGGNILTLGENLDKILSQIKKDLPAGLELNTVSNQPKIVKSSIDEFVESLAEAVIIVLIVSFLSLGLRSGMIVTFCIPLVIAGVFIAMKTLGIDLHKISLGALIIALGLLVDDAIIVIEMMVVKLKQGWSRFDAACFAYTSTASPRLTGALITCAGFIPVGFSKGSASEFVGSIFSVVTIALLISWAAAGMVTPLFGYNLLKVSPASNTQDYDIYDTKFYRLFKKILVGCLTHRKKVLAATVLCFVGSIFLLGLVKQEFFPASTRPELIVEIQLPEGASLQATEQEAERFAQHFTQDNNIASYTYYVGEGAPRFVLTADPKLPNTNFAQFVIIAKDSNARTELSKKAHELFATEFTNVRGNINLIKLGPSDPYPVMLRVSGPNHDKVREIAGQVRDSMTANPNLTDTFLDWNEKSKVMHLAIDQDKARMLGLNSQTLASSLQALLSGTAVTEFREKDKTVNIDFRVDGQNRNDLSRLKDLNIHIGNGKYVPLDQIAKISYDAEEGLIWRRDLKPTITVQANTIEGVMGNDATQAVYDNLKELRASLPPGYSIDIGGPLELSTKATRWLLQPVPVMVLIITTLLMFQLQSIPKMVLTLLTAPLGIIGVSLGLLLTGRPMGFVVQLGLLALAGIIMRNSVILIDQIEQQLQAGEPLWDAIINATVARFRPILLTAAAAILGMIPLVSSVFWGPMAVAIAAGLFGATVLTLLVLPTMYAAWYKAEPNQAPSQDSQVKPAEQPFNL